The Solanum lycopersicum chromosome 9, SLM_r2.1 genome window below encodes:
- the LOC101265861 gene encoding uncharacterized protein yields MLRVLNEKLKRLCFSLRWPIRCRSKNKIKITVKKLGKSNSSSHSQIDPSNSNGSAAIHPSNGELNRSKTGRTIRVATFNAALFSMAPALPRSSSDRSASFDFENDEFSNSKASKMSDYYNLRVKSANDRPKSILKQSPLHPTKETDTLLLKRQNFSKSKLRVSINLPDNEISLKKSGQLRILGCDSERFSGSGICRGKSPLRSTVSMPRIDCQSYRITRSVLEVLRELNADILALQDVKAEEEKGMKPLSDLADALGMNYVFAESWAPEYGNAIMSKWPIKSWNIQKIFDDSDFRNVLKATIDVPRVGELNFFCTHLDHLDENWRMKQINAIIQSSDKPHILAGGLNSLDETDYSTERWTEIVKYYEEMGKPIPKFEVMKYLKSKEYTDAKDFAGECESVVMIAKGQSVQGTCKYGTRVDYILSSSDSPYKFVPGSYSVFSSKGTSDHHIVKVDLVKVDTVPHEYVNKKRRDSKHKVVRITHSNPNKGIWKIDT; encoded by the exons ATGCTTAGAGTCCTCAACGAAAAGCTGAAGCGCCTCTGTTTTAGTCTCCGGTGGCCAATACGCTGCCGTTCAaagaacaaaatcaaaattactGTGAAAAAACTGggaaaatcaaattcaagttcTCATTCACAAATTGATCCGTCAAATTCAAATGGGTCAGCAGCAATTCATCCAAGTAATGGCGAATTGAATCGTTCTAAAACTGGACGAACCATACGAGTAGCTACATTTAATGCTGCGCTTTTCTCCATGGCGCCCGCACTTCCAAGGAGTAGTTCTGATAGATCAGctagttttgattttgaaaatgatgaattttcgAATTCAAAAGCTAGTAAAATGAGTGATTACTATAATTTAAGAGTGAAATCAGCGAATGATCGACCTAAGAGTATACTCAAACAATCACCTCTTCATCCGACGAAAGAAACAGATACGCTTTTGTTGAAAAGACAAAATTTCTCGAAATCGAAGTTAAGGGTTTCGATTAATTTACCAGATAATGAAATATCTCTGAAGAAAAGTGGGCAATTGAGGATTTTGGGATGTGATAGTGAGAGGTTTTCAGGGAGTGGGATATGTAGAGGAAAATCTCCGTTAAGGTCTACTGTGAGTATGCCTCGAATTGATTGTCAAAGCTATAGAATTACGAGAAGTGTTCTTGAAGTATTGAGAGAATTGAATGCGGATATTCTGGCTTTGCAAGATGTTAAAGCAGAGGAAGAGAAAGGTATGAAGCCGTTATCGGATTTAGCTGATGCTTTGGGGATGAATTATGTATTTGCAGAGAGCTGGGCACCTGAATATGGTAACGCTATCATGTCAAAATGGCCAATCAAGTCATGGAATATTCAAAAAATCTTTGATGACTCCGATTTCAG AAATGTTCTGAAGGCAACAATTGACGTTCCTCGAGTTGGAGAATTAAATTTCTTCTGTACACACCTTGATCACTTGGATGAGAATTGGCGAATGAAGCAGATAAATGCAATAATCCAATCATCTGATAAGCCACACATTTTAGCTGGGGGTTTAAATTCTCTTGACGAAACAGATTACTCTACAGAAAGGTGGACAGAAATTGTTAAG TATTATGAAGAGATGGGAAAGCCAATACCAAAGTTTGAAGTAATGAAGTATTTGAAGAGTAAAGAATATACAGATGCTAAGGATTTCGCTGGGGAATGCGAGTCTGTTGTCATGATTGCCAAAGGACAGA GCGTGCAAGGAACGTGCAAGTATGGAACACGAGTGGATTACATACTTTCATCATCCGATTCACCATACAAGTTTGTTCCAGGATCATACTCGGTTTTCTCCTCGAAAGGAACATCTGATCACCACATAGTGAAAGTTGATTTGGTAAAAGTAGATACTGTTCCTCACGAATACGTCAACAAGAAAAGGCGGGATTCGAAACATAAAGTAGTCAGGATTACTCATTCAAATCCAAACAAGGGTATATGGAAAATAGACACATGA
- the ST3 gene encoding protein st3 codes for MKEDIEQSENRVNEEITTPLIIQTNKRVKEENGCYEKKQDRCMVYLSTFVAVCGSYSFGSCAGYSSPTQSAIREDLNLSIAEFSLFGSILTFGAMIGAITSGPIADYIGRKGAMRMSSGFCVAGWLAIFFAQGALALDIGRLATGYGMGVFSYVVPVFIAEIAPKDLRGALTTINQLMICCGVSVSFIIGTMMTWRTLALTGLIPCAILLFGLFIIPESPRWLAKIGHQKEFELALRKLRGKDADISEEAAEIKDYIETLEKLPKVNLFDLFQRRYSSSLIVGVGLMVFQQFGGINGICFYTGSIFESSGFPSDIGTIIYAIIQVPITALGAALIDRTGRKPLLLVSGTGLVIGCILTGISFYMKGHEMAIKAAPILAVTGILVYIGSFSVGMGAVPWVVMSEIYPINIKGAAGSLATLVNWFGAWACSYTFNFLMTWNSFGTFVLYAAVNALSILFVIKIVPETKGRTLEQIQAAINAS; via the exons atgaaggaAGATATAGAGCAAAGTGAGAACAGagtaaatgaagaaataacaacTCCTCTtataattcaaacaaataaaagagtaaaagaagaaaatggatGTTATGAGAAGAAACAAGATAGGTGCATGGTTTACCTTAGCACATTTGTGGCTGTTTGTGGTTCATATTCATTTGGATCTTGT GCTGGATATTCATCACCAACACAATCCGCCATCAGAGAGGATCTTAACTTATCTATAGCAGAG TTCTCGCTCTTTGGTTCAATATTGACATTTGGTGCAATGATTGGAGCAATCACAAGTGGTCCAATCGCTGATTATATTGGTCGCAAAGGG GCAATGAGAATGTCAAGTGGTTTCTGTGTTGCTGGATGGTTAGCTATTTTCTTCGCTCAG GGAGCACTTGCTCTGGACATTGGAAGATTGGCAACAGGATATGGAATGGGAGTTTTCTCTTATGTG GTGCCGGTATTTATAGCTGAAATTGCACCTAAAGATTTACGAGGAGCTTTGACAACCATAAACCAG CTGATGATATGTTGTGGAGTCTCAGTTTCCTTCATTATAGGAACTATGATGACATGGAGGACGTTGGCGTTAACAG GATTAATTCCATGTGCTATTCTGCTTTTCGGTCTATTTATCATTCCAGAGTCACCTAGGTGGTTG GCAAAAATAGGACATCAAAAGGAGTTTGAACTTGCACTACGTAAACTTCGAGGCAAAGATGCTGATATATCTGAGGAGGCAGCTGAAATCAAG GATTATATAGAAACACTTGAAAAGCTTCCGAAAGTGAACTTGTTTGATTTGTTCCAAAGAAGATACTCGAGCTCACTTATA GTGGGAGTTGGACTTATGGTGTTTCAACAGTTTGGTGGAATCAATGGAATCTGTTTCTACACCGGTAGCATATTTGAGTCCTCAG GTTTCCCCTCTGATATTGGAACTATAATCTATGCAATTATACAG GTTCCCATCACCGCGTTGGGTGCAGCCTTAATCGACAGAACTGGAAGAAAACCTCTTTTATTG GTTTCAGGAACAGGACTTGTCATAGGCTGTATACTAACAGGAATCTCATTCTATATGAAG GGACATGAAATGGCAATAAAGGCAGCACCGATACTTGCTGTAACAGGCATACTG GTCTATATCGGTTCCTTTTCAGTAGGAATGGGAGCAGTTCCGTGGGTTGTGATGTCAGAG ATATATCCTATAAATATTAAAGGTGCTGCTGGGAGCCTTGCAACACTAGTGAATTGGTTCGGAGCATGGGCGTGCTCCTACACTTTCAACTTCCTCATGACCTGGAATTCTTTTG GTACGTTCGTTCTGTATGCTGCAGTGAATGCACTGTCCATATTATTTGTGATAAAAATAGTACCTGAAACCAAAGGAAGAACTTTGGAACAAATCCAGGCTGCTATCAATGCATCATGA